The following are encoded together in the Terriglobia bacterium genome:
- a CDS encoding right-handed parallel beta-helix repeat-containing protein produces the protein MHSNHVKILGVCLAVTCGLAMAATARASTAVPGGVISTDTTWTLAGSPYIVTGAVQVKGTDGSDGVTTLTIEPGVEVRFNLDCYLLFGSGAPGALLADGDAAGGPATIVFTANTGSPTRGFWRGLRFADSAQSSTIRHATVAYGGRVPSNGDYPGSIWSRLSVGVLTLDNVTIRESDQAGLWMEVGTVQVSSSTITSGNQEAVRGWGGTLTISGGTVSSNAGDGIYLNRSMAATISGVTFSGNGGYDIHPTSYITGSVTNCPRIESVWFEIAAPPLNPLTWTGNTFENWGQKVSQVHPDVAARLTLDNVVHKIAGARYGITNGTQSRDGAWAVAAGDPVVLGNLDVKGTDGADGVTTLTVEPGIVVRVNQDLQIQFGYDSPGALIADGNASGGPATIRFTANTATPSRGYWRGLRFANRAGDSVIRNAVVEYAGRSLWTGSPGLIEFETSGAGLTLDSITVRESATYGLSLYGSGTCTVSHSTITSTSQRGIVVGAQARLILSDSTVAGNDGEGIHGASSVTVARTTFQGNGSYDIWFDGAVYNGSVTDCQRIESIRDETSLVSWTGNTFENWGARTSRVNANTAARLTFDNVVHKVAGAAYEVNGAYGGGYQTRSGVWSRAAGDTVTVLGGIVVQGTDGPDGVTTLTIDPGVRVQFSGTQAGISVAYNVPGRLVADGDAAGGPATIVFTTSSATPARGQWGGIAFQRGTPTGSLIRNAVVEYAGGYRSSSYSGAIYVGGYGASVTSVILDDVIVRESASYGVALGDGSATISHSTIASNTLAGIYNDNAGGALGRLTLTDSFVTSNSAEGILGASSLTVTRTTFEGNGSYDISVGKGDSGSVTDCPRIESIRDDCTFVTWSGNTFENWGSRTSRVGANTAARLTLDNVVHKVAGATYEIHGFVQYVPDSPWQTLDGVWARAAGDPTILATLHTQGTDGPDGVTTLTIESGVTARFASGASLIIGGTSGAPGNLIVSPGSPGVVMTSSTSPSPGSWTGLLVERTGSADLTDLQISGASSALQVRGALQTAMRLTFDHSTTGLFFDGATTSGLSRFLTCSAVGTCIQSSLSQPLIRDSDLIGSQWGVNNTTSTWVVDATSNWWGHASGPSGQGPGSGSAVTTGVLFQPYRASSSGSGNGDLIVTPDQGGNAGSVRVEIYGTDLDPLATILLRSAGKPDITGTGVSGVPSRTKLTAAFNLAGAAIGLRDVVVRNPNGLEQTKSGGFTVQTATPLGLQVRFFPKCELTCSAAEPGAVRCSVCESHYVRPWRDYETSILYENKGNVDLVPSLLIATSTQGVPFRVSSRGPYSDGPIQVLTLGPDGSIDRIPPGQTYTVPIYFQSPNLGAHATFELDVSELPADSAPIDWAGMEQALRPDDVPDDAWTAIWTNVKAQIGATRQQYRDALLADAVYLASHGRKTYAVRDLFNLELQRAKGRLLPKEKLETAADLAIGAPGLPIVFERTYPTAIDERFKIGPLGRGWSHNYQVTLAGPTSGVIEIRGPGELRRSFTQGRAGWYAENGDPASLTQRADSGWLLREKDGRTTAFGPDGTMQYIEDSNGNRLTLTHDSGLLTSIAHSNGYHIDFAYSSDGRITGLTDQAGRQVQYLYDGSDDHLLSVTLYGARETDYEYNPPTGFPSDHALTTITYPDGTGRSFSYDDLGRLTEESSSGGSNALRYAYVEPGGCTVTTAAGSSYAMNFGLDGEILSFTDALGATTQFAYGPDTGVASVVAPGEAATAYWYDSKMNVNQVQDALGHSVQYGWTADLSRLDWLKDERGNLTDYTTDSHGNTTSIQYPDPTLLPRAATYDGHGNIVSATNRRNQTMGFAYDSEGRGVQKTYPTGRTTNYAYDDHNNLISATDTESGTISMQYDDRDFLTRIDYPGGRWFAFSYDASGKRTQRTGHDGVTLNYQYDAVGRLSGLKDGSDASIVTYQYDSAGRLVREDKGNGTYTTYAYDLDSQILSIVHYGPGGVIQGRFDYLYDSSGRRTSMTTLDGTTYYAYDAKGQLTEVNYPGGRHTLYHYDPAGNRTSVEDYGVETQYATNVMNQYLQVGAVIYQYDADGNLQSKTDATGTTTFEWDAESRLAGVVTPTNGVFSYSYDALGNRVTATHDGEVTTFVHDPEALVDVASEYASDGSLVNRYIHGLGLVDGEDTSGTRHYFDGDALGSTSLVTSSTGDSADRYTYDPFGTVLTSSQSIPNRYRFVGQQGVQADETGLDVMGARSYDPAIGRFISEDPIGIAGGTNLYAYVRNNATGRTDPSGLRDIWAEEGYGRCSKPCVSCDSPKKRCERAMFLSCTAVHVIELLVEELFAIPEVLTTEIVCKGIEAGRCGELSDEEECTPETCYYPCDDHKKKEDDQCHLGHAPTGADCSPKDHDIFENILPNDPNEKIGVTGYGSQGYTNTVGAMPYTIFFENRPDASAPAQVVVITDDLDPDIDYSTLQLGEIAFGSQLVADLVGQTSGTATVPLVNSSYLVEITVTNTGSTLEWRLKTIDPKTGNVPADPLAGLLPPDDPTTGSGEGHVTFMISPRTGLATGTQITNSATITFDTNAPINTNTWLNTIDSGAPGSSVNSIVQSPGGPSNRRLVSWYGTDDAGGSGIKDYTIYVSDNAGPFLPVVTNTTATQAVFTVACGHTYRFYSTARDNVGNVEGSPDAPDQTLTTEGDRDGDGICDAEDNCPDIPNPAQDDEDHDGVGDACDTNPVYRVSTDPADFSDFTSIQEAVYNATQSGTIIEISPGTGPYNESVFVDRGMVFYFVGKPSGGKDVIVNGGSGPAFEIASSQGTTPITLSNLVLRGAGGIRTWAPLTLSDLGFESITGTALELDGGQTTATRIAVGGNVSAGAQVYYGATLSLSQGRLTGITGTAVRNSGTTSFTGVLMAQNGAGAINDSGSLGFNYATVASNTVLGIQALGGTVTVANSIVYGNGGGDLSGVACSSVSYSDTGTPCCVGQNGNICSLPLFSADFHLSSTSPCLDKGPSPSSYAGQPRTDLDGDLRLRDYDGNGYAQSDMGAFEEENTSLVAGDVPNLQWTSRTTFSWDVASGAASYHVYRNLLTSLSYAAFGVCHDELLAGAQDGADGAAPAVGTGWFYVVSAESATGDEGTLGFATGAERSNYNPCP, from the coding sequence ATGCACTCGAATCACGTCAAGATCCTCGGCGTTTGCCTCGCAGTTACGTGCGGCCTAGCGATGGCCGCGACCGCGCGGGCGTCCACGGCCGTTCCCGGAGGGGTGATCTCCACCGACACCACCTGGACCCTCGCGGGGTCGCCGTACATCGTGACCGGAGCTGTCCAGGTCAAGGGCACTGACGGATCCGACGGCGTGACGACGCTCACGATCGAGCCGGGGGTCGAAGTCCGATTCAACCTGGACTGTTACCTGCTCTTCGGTAGCGGTGCTCCAGGAGCGCTGTTGGCAGATGGGGACGCAGCGGGTGGTCCCGCGACGATCGTGTTCACGGCGAACACGGGATCGCCCACGCGGGGTTTCTGGCGCGGCCTCCGTTTTGCCGACAGCGCGCAATCGTCGACGATCCGTCACGCGACCGTGGCTTACGGGGGACGCGTACCGTCGAACGGGGATTACCCCGGTTCCATCTGGTCGCGCTTGTCCGTGGGCGTCCTCACGCTGGACAACGTGACGATTCGCGAGTCGGACCAGGCCGGCCTGTGGATGGAGGTCGGAACCGTCCAGGTGAGTTCGAGCACGATCACTTCGGGGAATCAGGAGGCAGTGCGCGGCTGGGGCGGAACTCTGACGATATCGGGTGGGACGGTGTCGTCGAACGCGGGAGATGGGATCTACCTGAACCGATCGATGGCAGCGACCATCTCGGGCGTGACCTTCTCCGGAAACGGCGGCTACGACATTCATCCCACGAGCTATATCACGGGCTCGGTCACGAATTGCCCGAGAATCGAGAGCGTTTGGTTCGAGATCGCGGCGCCGCCGCTCAACCCGCTCACTTGGACGGGTAACACGTTCGAGAACTGGGGCCAAAAAGTCTCTCAGGTGCACCCGGATGTCGCCGCCCGTCTTACTCTGGACAACGTTGTTCACAAGATCGCCGGGGCCCGGTACGGGATCACCAATGGGACGCAGTCGAGAGACGGCGCGTGGGCCGTCGCCGCGGGTGATCCGGTCGTGCTCGGAAACCTCGACGTGAAAGGCACGGACGGTGCCGATGGCGTGACGACGCTCACGGTCGAGCCCGGCATTGTGGTTCGTGTCAACCAGGATCTCCAGATCCAATTCGGGTATGACAGCCCTGGAGCACTGATCGCAGATGGAAACGCGTCCGGGGGTCCCGCGACGATCCGGTTCACGGCGAACACCGCTACCCCATCGCGCGGGTACTGGCGCGGCCTGCGCTTCGCGAACCGGGCGGGTGATTCCGTGATCCGAAACGCGGTTGTCGAGTATGCGGGTCGGTCGCTCTGGACCGGCTCGCCCGGGTTGATCGAGTTTGAGACTTCCGGTGCGGGTCTGACGCTGGACAGCATCACGGTGCGGGAGTCGGCGACGTACGGGCTATCGCTCTACGGCAGTGGGACATGCACGGTCAGCCACAGCACCATCACGTCGACCTCTCAGAGGGGGATCGTCGTTGGCGCTCAGGCCAGGCTGATTCTGAGCGACAGTACGGTGGCAGGGAACGACGGAGAGGGGATCCATGGCGCGAGCTCAGTAACCGTGGCTCGAACGACTTTCCAAGGGAACGGGAGCTACGACATTTGGTTTGATGGCGCCGTCTACAACGGATCGGTCACCGACTGTCAGAGGATCGAAAGTATTCGCGACGAGACGTCCCTTGTTAGCTGGACGGGGAACACGTTCGAGAATTGGGGCGCGAGGACGTCCCGGGTGAATGCGAACACCGCGGCGCGGCTCACCTTCGACAACGTGGTGCACAAGGTGGCTGGGGCCGCGTACGAGGTCAACGGAGCGTACGGAGGCGGTTACCAAACACGAAGTGGTGTTTGGTCACGGGCGGCCGGGGATACCGTGACAGTGCTGGGCGGAATCGTCGTGCAGGGGACGGACGGCCCTGACGGCGTGACCACTCTTACGATCGACCCTGGGGTTCGAGTCCAGTTCTCAGGCACCCAGGCGGGGATCTCGGTGGCTTACAACGTGCCGGGGCGCCTGGTCGCGGACGGGGACGCAGCGGGCGGGCCTGCGACGATCGTGTTCACGACGAGTAGTGCGACTCCGGCGCGAGGCCAATGGGGTGGCATCGCCTTCCAGCGAGGGACCCCTACCGGCTCGTTGATCCGAAACGCGGTCGTGGAATACGCGGGCGGGTACCGCAGCTCTTCGTACAGCGGTGCGATCTACGTGGGCGGCTATGGGGCCAGCGTGACCAGTGTGATCTTGGACGACGTTATCGTGCGCGAATCCGCGAGCTACGGAGTAGCGTTGGGTGATGGCAGCGCCACCATTAGCCACAGCACGATCGCGTCCAATACGCTCGCCGGAATCTACAACGACAACGCAGGCGGCGCCCTGGGTAGGTTGACGTTGACGGATAGTTTCGTAACGTCGAATTCGGCGGAGGGAATTCTCGGCGCGAGTTCGCTGACGGTAACCCGGACGACCTTCGAAGGCAACGGAAGCTACGACATCAGTGTCGGAAAAGGAGACAGCGGATCGGTCACGGATTGTCCGAGGATCGAGAGCATCCGGGATGACTGCACGTTTGTGACCTGGTCGGGGAACACGTTCGAGAACTGGGGATCGCGGACATCCCGGGTTGGCGCGAACACGGCGGCGCGGTTGACCCTGGACAACGTGGTGCACAAGGTGGCCGGAGCGACCTACGAAATCCACGGATTTGTCCAATATGTCCCCGACAGCCCTTGGCAAACCCTGGATGGCGTCTGGGCGCGGGCGGCGGGCGATCCAACCATACTCGCGACGCTGCACACGCAGGGCACCGATGGTCCGGATGGCGTTACGACGCTGACGATCGAATCGGGGGTGACGGCGAGGTTTGCGAGCGGCGCCAGCTTGATTATCGGTGGGACCTCCGGCGCCCCCGGGAACTTGATTGTCAGCCCAGGATCGCCCGGTGTCGTGATGACCAGTTCGACCTCGCCCTCCCCCGGCTCTTGGACCGGGTTACTCGTCGAGCGCACGGGAAGCGCAGACCTTACCGATCTACAAATTTCGGGCGCCAGCAGCGCGCTGCAGGTCCGCGGCGCGTTGCAGACCGCGATGCGCCTTACGTTCGACCATTCAACGACGGGCTTGTTCTTTGACGGAGCAACGACCAGCGGCCTCTCGAGGTTCCTGACCTGCTCCGCGGTTGGCACGTGCATCCAGTCCTCGTTGTCCCAGCCACTGATCCGGGACAGCGACCTCATCGGCTCGCAGTGGGGAGTCAACAACACGACATCGACCTGGGTCGTGGATGCAACCTCGAACTGGTGGGGCCACGCATCCGGTCCATCAGGTCAGGGGCCGGGATCGGGATCGGCGGTGACGACGGGAGTGCTCTTTCAGCCCTACCGGGCGAGTTCTTCCGGATCGGGGAACGGGGACCTGATCGTCACGCCGGACCAAGGAGGTAATGCGGGCAGCGTCCGTGTGGAGATCTACGGGACCGATCTCGATCCGCTAGCGACCATTCTCCTCCGTTCCGCGGGTAAGCCCGACATCACCGGCACGGGGGTCTCTGGCGTGCCGTCGCGGACCAAACTCACAGCGGCGTTCAACCTGGCGGGAGCAGCGATAGGCCTCCGTGACGTCGTGGTGAGAAACCCAAACGGCCTGGAGCAAACGAAGTCCGGTGGATTCACAGTCCAGACCGCCACTCCCTTAGGACTTCAGGTCCGGTTCTTCCCAAAGTGCGAACTGACTTGCAGCGCAGCAGAACCTGGCGCAGTCCGCTGCTCCGTCTGCGAATCCCACTACGTGCGACCGTGGAGGGACTACGAGACGTCGATCCTCTACGAAAACAAAGGCAACGTCGATCTCGTTCCGTCTTTGCTGATAGCGACGAGCACTCAGGGCGTCCCGTTCCGCGTGTCCTCGCGTGGACCGTACTCGGACGGCCCTATACAGGTGCTGACGCTCGGGCCAGACGGCTCCATCGACAGGATCCCACCAGGGCAGACCTACACCGTTCCGATTTACTTCCAGTCCCCGAATCTCGGCGCACACGCGACGTTTGAACTTGATGTCTCCGAACTGCCCGCGGACTCCGCGCCCATCGATTGGGCAGGAATGGAACAGGCGCTGCGTCCCGACGACGTGCCCGATGACGCGTGGACCGCCATTTGGACCAACGTCAAGGCGCAGATCGGTGCGACCCGCCAGCAGTATCGCGACGCCCTGCTGGCCGATGCCGTATACCTCGCGAGCCACGGCCGCAAGACCTACGCGGTCCGGGACCTCTTCAACCTCGAGCTCCAGCGGGCCAAGGGACGACTGCTCCCCAAAGAAAAGCTCGAGACCGCGGCGGATCTCGCGATCGGCGCCCCGGGTCTGCCAATCGTCTTCGAGCGAACGTACCCGACGGCCATCGACGAACGATTCAAGATCGGACCGCTCGGCCGTGGATGGTCTCACAACTACCAAGTCACTCTGGCGGGTCCGACCTCGGGCGTGATCGAGATCCGGGGACCCGGCGAGCTACGAAGGAGTTTCACGCAGGGAAGGGCTGGTTGGTACGCGGAGAACGGCGACCCTGCCTCGCTCACGCAGCGCGCCGACTCAGGATGGCTCCTTCGCGAGAAGGACGGTCGGACGACTGCGTTCGGCCCCGACGGCACCATGCAGTACATCGAGGACTCGAACGGAAATCGCCTTACGCTGACCCACGATAGCGGGCTTCTGACGTCCATCGCTCACAGCAACGGTTACCACATTGACTTTGCCTATTCCTCGGATGGTCGGATCACCGGTCTCACCGACCAAGCGGGACGTCAGGTTCAGTACCTGTACGACGGCTCCGACGACCACCTTCTTTCCGTCACCTTGTACGGCGCACGCGAGACGGATTACGAGTACAACCCGCCGACGGGCTTTCCTTCGGACCATGCGCTGACCACGATCACTTACCCGGACGGCACGGGGCGATCGTTCTCCTACGACGACCTGGGGCGTCTGACCGAGGAGTCGTCGAGCGGGGGCTCGAATGCTCTGCGCTACGCCTACGTCGAGCCCGGCGGGTGCACGGTCACAACGGCCGCCGGCTCGAGCTACGCCATGAACTTCGGGCTCGACGGTGAGATCCTGAGCTTCACCGATGCCCTGGGGGCCACGACGCAATTCGCCTACGGGCCGGACACGGGTGTCGCGAGCGTGGTCGCGCCCGGCGAGGCCGCGACAGCGTACTGGTACGATTCGAAAATGAACGTCAACCAGGTCCAGGACGCCCTAGGCCACTCGGTGCAGTACGGGTGGACTGCGGACTTGAGCCGCCTCGACTGGCTGAAGGATGAGCGGGGGAACCTCACCGACTACACGACGGACTCGCACGGAAACACGACTTCCATCCAGTACCCCGATCCGACACTTCTTCCCCGCGCCGCGACCTACGACGGGCACGGTAACATCGTCTCTGCCACGAATCGCCGCAATCAGACCATGGGATTCGCGTACGACTCCGAAGGCCGCGGCGTCCAGAAGACCTATCCGACCGGACGCACGACCAACTACGCCTACGACGATCACAACAACCTCATTTCGGCGACGGATACGGAATCCGGTACGATCTCGATGCAGTACGACGATCGGGACTTCCTGACGCGGATCGACTATCCCGGCGGCCGGTGGTTCGCGTTCTCGTACGACGCATCGGGCAAGCGAACTCAGCGCACCGGCCATGACGGCGTCACGCTGAACTACCAGTACGACGCGGTGGGTCGCCTGAGCGGGCTCAAGGACGGATCGGACGCGTCGATCGTCACGTATCAGTACGACTCCGCCGGACGGCTCGTGCGCGAGGACAAGGGCAACGGCACTTACACGACCTACGCCTACGACCTGGACAGCCAGATCCTGAGCATCGTTCATTACGGGCCGGGGGGCGTCATCCAGGGGCGATTCGACTACCTGTACGACTCGAGCGGTCGGCGCACGTCCATGACCACGCTTGATGGCACGACCTATTACGCGTACGACGCCAAGGGCCAACTGACCGAGGTCAACTACCCGGGAGGCCGGCATACCCTTTACCACTACGACCCCGCGGGGAACCGGACGTCGGTGGAGGACTACGGCGTCGAGACGCAGTACGCGACCAACGTGATGAACCAGTACCTCCAGGTCGGCGCGGTGATCTACCAGTATGACGCCGACGGCAACCTCCAATCCAAGACGGACGCGACTGGCACTACCACGTTCGAATGGGACGCGGAGAGTCGGTTGGCTGGGGTCGTGACCCCCACGAATGGCGTCTTCTCCTACAGCTACGACGCGCTGGGGAACCGCGTGACCGCGACACACGATGGAGAGGTCACGACCTTCGTGCACGATCCGGAGGCGCTGGTGGACGTCGCCTCCGAGTACGCTAGCGATGGTTCCCTCGTGAATCGGTACATCCACGGCCTCGGGTTGGTGGACGGCGAAGACACGAGTGGCACGAGGCACTATTTCGATGGCGATGCCCTCGGCAGCACGTCGCTCGTCACTAGTTCGACCGGAGACAGCGCAGATAGGTACACGTATGATCCCTTCGGAACAGTGTTAACCTCGTCGCAGTCCATACCGAACCGCTACCGGTTTGTCGGCCAACAGGGAGTGCAGGCCGACGAGACGGGGCTCGACGTGATGGGTGCACGCTCCTACGATCCCGCCATCGGACGTTTCATCAGCGAGGATCCGATTGGGATTGCTGGAGGGACGAACCTCTACGCGTACGTCCGAAACAACGCCACTGGACGGACTGATCCCAGCGGTCTGCGCGACATCTGGGCAGAGGAGGGATACGGGCGATGTTCGAAGCCGTGCGTGTCCTGCGACAGTCCGAAGAAGAGGTGCGAACGCGCGATGTTCTTATCGTGTACTGCTGTTCATGTCATCGAGCTGTTAGTCGAGGAGCTGTTTGCAATACCAGAAGTGCTTACCACGGAGATTGTGTGCAAGGGGATTGAAGCGGGGAGATGCGGCGAACTCAGCGATGAAGAAGAGTGCACTCCCGAGACATGTTACTACCCTTGCGACGACCATAAGAAGAAAGAAGACGATCAATGTCACCTCGGGCACGCCCCAACCGGCGCCGATTGTTCCCCTAAGGATCACGACATCTTCGAGAACATCCTTCCCAATGACCCCAACGAGAAGATCGGAGTAACGGGTTACGGAAGCCAAGGGTACACGAACACCGTGGGCGCGATGCCGTACACCATCTTCTTCGAGAATCGCCCGGACGCGTCCGCCCCCGCGCAGGTGGTCGTAATCACCGACGATCTCGATCCCGATATCGACTACTCAACCCTTCAGCTCGGCGAGATCGCTTTCGGTTCACAGCTCGTCGCCGACCTTGTAGGTCAGACGTCGGGAACCGCGACCGTCCCGCTCGTCAATTCCAGCTACCTTGTCGAGATCACCGTGACGAACACCGGTTCCACGCTGGAGTGGCGCCTGAAGACAATTGATCCGAAAACCGGAAACGTGCCCGCAGATCCGCTCGCCGGACTGCTGCCTCCGGACGACCCCACGACGGGGAGTGGCGAAGGCCACGTCACGTTCATGATCAGCCCGCGAACCGGCCTCGCCACTGGAACGCAGATCACGAACTCCGCAACCATCACCTTCGACACGAACGCCCCCATCAACACCAACACCTGGCTCAACACGATTGACTCCGGGGCACCCGGCAGCAGCGTAAACTCGATCGTTCAAAGTCCCGGCGGTCCGTCGAACCGGAGGCTCGTCAGCTGGTACGGCACGGATGACGCGGGCGGGTCGGGCATCAAGGACTATACGATCTACGTCTCGGATAACGCTGGCCCGTTCCTGCCGGTGGTAACGAACACGACCGCCACGCAAGCTGTCTTCACGGTCGCCTGCGGCCACACCTACCGGTTCTACAGCACTGCGAGGGACAATGTCGGCAACGTCGAGGGCTCGCCCGACGCCCCGGACCAGACTCTCACCACGGAAGGAGACCGGGACGGGGACGGGATCTGCGACGCAGAGGACAACTGCCCCGATATCCCGAACCCCGCGCAGGATGACGAGGACCACGACGGCGTAGGCGACGCGTGCGACACGAACCCCGTCTACCGGGTGTCGACGGATCCCGCCGACTTCAGCGACTTCACGTCCATCCAGGAGGCCGTCTACAACGCCACGCAATCCGGGACGATCATCGAGATCTCGCCGGGGACGGGGCCGTACAACGAGAGCGTGTTCGTCGACCGTGGCATGGTATTCTACTTCGTCGGAAAACCCAGCGGCGGGAAGGACGTGATCGTCAACGGCGGTAGCGGCCCGGCGTTCGAGATCGCGTCGAGCCAGGGGACGACGCCCATCACCCTCAGTAATCTGGTGCTGCGAGGAGCCGGCGGGATTCGGACGTGGGCGCCGCTCACCTTGAGCGACCTGGGCTTCGAATCCATCACCGGTACTGCCTTGGAGCTGGACGGGGGGCAGACCACTGCGACGCGAATCGCCGTCGGCGGGAACGTCAGCGCGGGTGCCCAGGTGTACTACGGGGCGACCCTCAGTCTCTCGCAAGGGCGGCTCACCGGGATCACCGGCACCGCGGTCCGGAACTCGGGCACCACGAGCTTCACCGGCGTCCTGATGGCGCAGAACGGTGCCGGGGCGATCAACGACAGCGGGTCGCTGGGCTTCAACTACGCGACCGTAGCCAGCAATACCGTTTTAGGCATCCAGGCCCTGGGAGGGACGGTTACCGTCGCCAACAGCATCGTGTACGGGAACGGCGGCGGGGATCTCTCGGGAGTGGCATGCTCCAGCGTGTCGTATTCCGATACCGGCACACCGTGTTGCGTAGGGCAGAACGGGAACATCTGCTCGCTCCCGCTGTTCTCGGCGGACTTCCACCTTTCGTCGACTTCGCCGTGCTTGGACAAAGGCCCGAGTCCGTCATCGTACGCCGGGCAGCCGAGGACCGACCTCGATGGGGACCTGAGGCTGCGCGATTACGACGGGAACGGTTACGCGCAGAGCGACATGGGAGCGTTCGAGGAGGAGAACACGAGCCTGGTCGCCGGGGACGTGCCGAATTTGCAGTGGACCTCGAGGACGACGTTCAGCTGGGACGTCGCGAGCGGCGCGGCGTCGTACCACGTCTACCGCAACCTGCTGACGAGCCTCTCGTACGCGGCCTTCGGCGTATGCCACGACGAGCTGCTGGCGGGGGCTCAAGACGGAGCGGACGGCGCCGCGCCGGCCGTGGGGACGGGCTGGTTCTACGTGGTGTCGGCGGAAAGCGCGACCGGGGACGAAGGGACGCTCGGATTCGCCACGGGCGCGGAGAGGAGCAACTACAACCCCTGCCCGTAA
- a CDS encoding glucose-6-phosphate isomerase, whose product MTSNDLWDRYRAWLYDAADLGFRLDVSRMDLPPEHLRVMEAPLLGALDAMRALEGGAIANPDEKRMVGHYWLRAPELAPSPEIADAIRRTLAKVLHFASRVHDGQIRPQRTERFQQLLVIGIGGSALGPEFVADALGAHDAPMTPHFLDNTDPVGIDRVLAGIGKRLDSTLTVVISKSGGTPETRNGMLEAKAAYAARGLELGRHAVAVTGEGSALDRYATEHGFIDRFPMWDWVGGRTSELSAVGLLPAALQGIDVREMLKGAAEMDGLTRSRQISKNPAALLAAAWHHAGGGKGAKDMVVLPYKDRLTLFSRYLQQLVMESLGKEKDLDGRTVHQGIAVYGNKGSTDQHAYVQQLRDGVPNFFVTFIEVLKDREGKGLEVEQGVTSGDYLAGFLLGTRRALHESGRPSLTITLPDVGPRSVGALIALFERAVGLYATLVNVNAYHQPGVEAGKKAAAAVLDLQRKLVEALRSRPTGGTAEELAAAAGVPEEAETAFHVLERLAANPARGIERVPGAAPFDAVYRLRS is encoded by the coding sequence ATGACCTCCAACGATCTCTGGGACCGCTACCGGGCCTGGCTCTACGACGCCGCCGACCTCGGATTCCGGCTCGACGTGAGCCGGATGGACCTCCCGCCGGAGCACCTTAGGGTCATGGAGGCGCCGCTCCTCGGCGCCCTCGACGCGATGCGGGCCCTCGAAGGGGGCGCGATCGCGAATCCCGACGAGAAGAGGATGGTCGGGCACTACTGGCTCCGCGCGCCGGAGCTGGCGCCGTCGCCCGAGATCGCCGACGCGATTCGGCGCACGCTGGCGAAGGTCCTCCACTTCGCCTCGCGCGTCCACGACGGTCAGATCCGGCCGCAGCGCACGGAGAGGTTCCAGCAATTGCTCGTGATCGGGATCGGCGGCTCCGCTCTCGGGCCGGAGTTCGTCGCCGACGCGCTCGGCGCGCACGACGCGCCGATGACCCCGCACTTCCTCGACAACACCGATCCCGTCGGGATCGATCGCGTCCTGGCGGGGATCGGGAAGAGACTCGATAGCACCCTCACGGTCGTGATCTCGAAGTCGGGCGGGACCCCCGAGACCCGGAACGGGATGCTCGAGGCCAAGGCGGCATACGCCGCGCGGGGGCTCGAGCTCGGCCGTCACGCCGTGGCGGTGACGGGGGAGGGGAGCGCGCTCGACCGCTACGCGACCGAGCACGGGTTCATCGATCGATTCCCGATGTGGGATTGGGTCGGCGGGAGGACCTCCGAGCTGTCGGCGGTCGGCCTCCTGCCTGCGGCGCTCCAGGGGATCGACGTCCGCGAGATGCTCAAAGGCGCGGCGGAGATGGACGGCCTCACGCGCTCCCGCCAGATCTCGAAGAACCCGGCCGCGCTCCTCGCGGCGGCGTGGCACCACGCCGGCGGCGGGAAGGGCGCGAAGGACATGGTGGTGCTGCCGTACAAGGACCGCCTCACGCTGTTCAGCCGCTACCTGCAGCAGCTCGTCATGGAGTCCCTCGGGAAGGAGAAGGACCTCGACGGCCGCACGGTCCACCAGGGGATCGCCGTCTACGGGAACAAGGGCTCGACCGACCAGCACGCGTACGTTCAGCAGCTCCGGGACGGCGTGCCGAACTTCTTCGTCACGTTCATCGAGGTGCTGAAGGACCGGGAGGGGAAGGGGCTCGAGGTCGAGCAGGGCGTCACGTCCGGCGACTACCTCGCCGGGTTCCTTCTGGGGACCCGTCGCGCCCTCCACGAGAGCGGCCGACCGTCATTGACCATCACGCTGCCGGACGTAGGTCCCCGAAGCGTCGGCGCGCTCATCGCGCTGTTCGAGCGGGCGGTGGGGCTCTACGCGACCCTGGTGAACGTGAACGCCTACCACCAGCCGGGGGTCGAGGCGGGGAAGAAGGCTGCGGCCGCGGTGCTCGACCTCCAGCGGAAGCTCGTCGAGGCGCTCCGGAGCCGGCCCACCGGTGGCACCGCCGAGGAGCTGGCCGCGGCGGCCGGCGTCCCCGAGGAAGCGGAGACCGCCTTCCACGTGCTGGAGCGGCTCGCCGCGAACCCGGCGCGCGGGATCGAGCGCGTTCCGGGCGCCGCCCCGTTCGACGCGGTGTACCGCCTCAGGTCCTGA